The following are from one region of the Raphanus sativus cultivar WK10039 unplaced genomic scaffold, ASM80110v3 Scaffold0615, whole genome shotgun sequence genome:
- the LOC130502631 gene encoding methionine aminopeptidase 1B, chloroplastic-like encodes MLSVTPPLIDPGRRSQRHGGFPKSVCTSINECMCHGIPDSRQLQSGDIINIDVTVYLDGYHGDTSRTFFCGEVSEGFKQLVKVTEECLEKGIAVCKDGASFKKTSLCMCLVLN; translated from the exons ATGTTGTCAGTGACTCCGCCGCTGATCGATCCGGGACGACGAAGTCAGCGGCATGGTGGATTCCCTAAAAGTGTTTGTACTTCAATTAACGAGTGTATGTGTCATGGGATACCAGATTCTCGCCAGCTACAG AGTGGAGATATAATAAACATCGATGTCACGGTTTACTTGGAT GGTTACCATGGAGATACATCAAGAACTTTCTTCTGTGGAGAAGTAAGTGAAGGTTTTAAACAGCTTGTaaag GTTACGGAGGAATGCTTGGAGAAAGGAATAGCCGTTTGTAAAGATGGAGCAAGCTTCAAGAAAACCAGCTTGTGCATGTGCTTGGTGTTGAACTGA